The following proteins come from a genomic window of Achromobacter deleyi:
- a CDS encoding DEAD/DEAH box helicase yields MLEVVPRYLPVQTSFTDNAAIQEIFRQLAVDEARTASIANEIVRVFQEGGKILVLTERTDHLDMLHTVLAGRVQPLFVLHGRQSKRQRASVISALVALESDVPRVLLASGRLIGEGFDHPPLDTLVLAMPISWKGTLQQYAGRLHREQAGKQHVRIIDFIDPGHPSLLRMWERRRRGYHAMGYRVIADEERNLELPV; encoded by the coding sequence ATGCTGGAAGTCGTGCCGCGCTATTTGCCGGTGCAAACATCGTTTACAGACAATGCCGCCATCCAGGAAATATTCCGCCAGCTTGCTGTCGATGAAGCGCGCACAGCCAGTATCGCCAACGAGATCGTGCGCGTCTTCCAGGAAGGAGGCAAGATACTCGTCCTGACCGAACGGACCGACCATCTCGACATGTTGCACACCGTTCTGGCAGGTCGCGTCCAGCCCCTGTTTGTGCTGCATGGCCGTCAATCGAAGCGACAGCGGGCCAGCGTGATTTCCGCCTTGGTAGCCTTGGAATCCGATGTCCCGCGGGTGCTGCTTGCCAGTGGCAGATTGATCGGCGAAGGCTTTGACCATCCGCCGCTCGATACCCTGGTGTTGGCGATGCCAATATCTTGGAAAGGTACGTTACAACAGTATGCCGGCCGCCTGCATCGAGAGCAGGCGGGCAAACAGCATGTACGCATCATCGACTTCATCGATCCTGGGCATCCCTCATTGCTGCGCATGTGGGAAAGGCGGCGGCGTGGGTATCACGCTATGGGATATAGAGTTATCGCGGATGAAGAACGGAATCTGGAATTGCCAGTGTAG
- a CDS encoding TOTE conflict system archaeo-eukaryotic primase domain-containing protein → MTGHSDELTLLRAENARLVGLLEAHGIAWKVPVPVRTSLPSSSLTTDEKVALFRRLFHGRTDVYPIRWESKAGKSGYAPACANEWRPGICEKPRVKCADCEHRLLLPLTDQVLFDHLAGRHTIGLYPLQVDDSCQLLAVDFDEADWREDARAFVQSCRELNVPVALEISRSGSGAHAWIFFSGLVPARDARRLGSALISHTCARTRQLKLRSYDRLFPNQDTLPKGGFGNLIALPLQKIPRERGASVFVDDALQPYIDQWAFLASMQSMAPQAIESTILRATGGSHPLDVTFASDEDLHEPWRRSAISRQHLAGPMPASVRLTLANYIYIEKDALPQALTNRLIRLAAFANPEFHQAQALRLQVWNKPRLIGCAENFPRHIALPRGCFDAVCELLRENGIVQELQDERYAGQRLEAMFVGQLRDDQENAVRTMLRFDIGILCAPTAFGKTVTAAALIARRGVNTLVLVHRTELLRQWQERLQTFLDGGEEMVGVIGGGKSKPTGRIDIAVMQSLHRHGETNAIVENYGHVIVDECHHLSAISFEAILKRVSARHVLGI, encoded by the coding sequence ATGACTGGACACAGTGACGAACTAACCCTTCTCCGCGCTGAGAACGCCCGCTTGGTCGGGTTGCTCGAAGCACATGGCATCGCTTGGAAAGTGCCTGTGCCAGTTCGCACGTCCCTTCCGAGTTCGTCCCTCACTACTGATGAAAAGGTCGCTCTCTTTCGGCGACTGTTTCATGGTCGCACCGATGTTTATCCCATTCGTTGGGAAAGCAAGGCTGGCAAGAGCGGCTACGCACCGGCCTGTGCGAATGAGTGGCGCCCTGGCATCTGTGAGAAACCTCGTGTCAAATGCGCCGACTGCGAGCATAGGCTGCTGTTGCCATTGACCGATCAGGTTCTCTTCGACCACCTGGCGGGACGGCATACTATTGGTCTCTACCCACTACAGGTCGACGATAGTTGTCAACTGCTCGCTGTGGATTTCGACGAGGCAGACTGGCGTGAAGATGCCAGGGCCTTTGTTCAATCCTGCCGCGAGTTGAATGTCCCTGTAGCGCTGGAGATATCTCGCTCTGGCAGTGGTGCCCATGCCTGGATTTTTTTCTCCGGCCTCGTCCCGGCACGCGATGCGCGTCGGCTGGGCTCGGCCCTAATCAGCCATACCTGCGCTCGCACGCGGCAATTGAAACTCCGCTCTTACGATCGCCTGTTTCCCAACCAGGATACCCTGCCTAAGGGAGGCTTCGGTAACCTGATTGCCCTGCCGCTACAGAAGATTCCACGCGAACGTGGGGCGAGCGTGTTCGTGGACGATGCCCTGCAGCCATATATCGACCAATGGGCATTCCTCGCCTCAATGCAGTCAATGGCGCCGCAGGCCATTGAGTCCACTATCCTGCGCGCCACAGGTGGTTCACACCCACTTGATGTCACCTTCGCTAGCGATGAAGACTTGCATGAACCGTGGAGGCGCTCGGCGATTAGCAGACAGCATCTTGCTGGACCCATGCCAGCCTCAGTTAGGCTAACCTTGGCCAACTACATCTACATTGAGAAGGACGCGCTTCCGCAGGCGCTGACCAATCGGCTCATTCGCCTCGCCGCCTTCGCCAATCCCGAATTCCACCAGGCCCAGGCCCTGCGTCTGCAGGTCTGGAACAAACCTCGCCTGATCGGTTGTGCCGAGAATTTTCCTCGCCATATTGCTCTGCCTCGCGGCTGCTTCGATGCCGTTTGCGAGTTGCTGCGCGAGAACGGTATTGTCCAAGAACTGCAAGACGAACGCTATGCCGGTCAGCGCCTGGAGGCCATGTTTGTCGGCCAGCTTCGCGACGATCAAGAGAATGCGGTCAGGACGATGCTTCGCTTCGATATCGGTATCCTGTGTGCGCCAACCGCCTTCGGCAAGACTGTTACTGCTGCTGCGTTGATTGCACGCCGTGGAGTCAACACGTTGGTGTTGGTCCATCGAACTGAATTGCTCAGGCAGTGGCAGGAACGTCTGCAGACCTTTCTCGATGGCGGCGAGGAGATGGTGGGCGTCATCGGCGGCGGAAAATCTAAGCCAACCGGTCGAATCGATATCGCCGTTATGCAGTCATTGCATCGTCACGGCGAAACCAATGCCATTGTGGAAAATTACGGGCATGTAATCGTCGACGAATGTCACCACTTATCGGCGATCTCATTTGAAGCGATACTCAAGCGTGTTAGTGCCCGCCATGTGTTGGGCATTTGA
- a CDS encoding Fic family protein → MIRTDSLLITPEILGLVAGIDEFKGAWRALGTLAPDRLSALRRVATIESIGSSTRIEGSRLSDRDVERLLSNLQIKSFETRDEQEVAGYAEVMELVFSSWQEITLTENHVRQLHRDLLIHSNKDAWHRGHYKTTVNNVAAFDEDGKPLGVVFETATPFDTPRLMTELIAWYNEERRAGRLHPLLLIGIWGVVFLEIHPFQDGNGRLSRVLTSLLLLQAGYAYIPYSSLESVIEQNKEAYYLALRQTQGSIRTETPNWQPWLVFFLRALSQQMRRLERKVEREKLVLAKLPDLALKIVEFAREHGRITMAEAIRLTDGSRNTLKQHFRMLVEQGHLAQHGGGRGTWYELR, encoded by the coding sequence ATGATCCGTACAGATTCTCTTTTGATCACTCCCGAGATCCTCGGCCTAGTTGCAGGCATAGACGAGTTCAAGGGCGCGTGGCGTGCCTTGGGCACGCTGGCGCCTGACCGCTTATCTGCACTGCGGCGGGTTGCCACTATCGAGAGCATCGGTTCCTCGACCCGGATCGAGGGCAGCAGACTGTCGGATCGAGACGTCGAACGTCTGCTTTCAAATTTGCAGATCAAGTCGTTCGAGACCCGTGACGAACAGGAAGTGGCGGGTTACGCCGAGGTCATGGAACTGGTGTTCTCCTCCTGGCAGGAGATCACGTTGACCGAGAACCATGTTCGCCAGTTGCATCGGGACTTGCTGATCCACAGCAATAAGGACGCCTGGCACCGGGGCCACTACAAGACAACCGTCAACAATGTGGCCGCATTTGACGAAGACGGCAAGCCGCTAGGCGTGGTGTTCGAAACCGCCACGCCGTTCGATACGCCGCGCCTCATGACCGAACTCATCGCGTGGTACAACGAGGAACGACGCGCTGGACGTCTGCATCCGCTGTTGTTGATCGGTATCTGGGGAGTGGTGTTCCTGGAGATCCATCCGTTTCAGGACGGCAACGGTCGCCTGAGTCGAGTGTTGACCAGCTTGCTGTTGTTGCAAGCGGGTTATGCCTATATCCCATACAGTTCGCTCGAAAGCGTGATCGAGCAGAACAAGGAGGCCTACTATCTAGCGTTGCGACAAACCCAGGGCAGCATCCGCACTGAAACGCCGAACTGGCAGCCCTGGTTGGTGTTTTTCCTGCGGGCACTATCGCAACAAATGCGTCGACTGGAACGCAAGGTTGAGCGCGAGAAGTTGGTGCTGGCCAAACTACCGGACCTGGCATTGAAAATCGTTGAGTTCGCCCGCGAGCATGGTCGCATCACCATGGCCGAAGCGATTCGCCTGACTGACGGCAGCCGCAATACGCTCAAGCAGCACTTTCGGATGCTGGTGGAGCAAGGGCATCTGGCTCAGCATGGCGGTGGCCGTGGGACTTGGTATGAGTTGCGCTGA
- a CDS encoding ClcB-like voltage-gated chloride channel protein → MARQLRIKKPAWATWLRGHLLADNLPATLCAAALMGLAGALATVIFRELLGWIQMVLGGVDSPHGMVSLARGMSLWERFLLPAAGGAIAGLILQAAARRLPPRGAADYMEAIAIGRGVIGFRQTVARSISSLFSIGSGASIGREGPMVQLAAMFSSLSGRYLVLPPRHLRLLVACGATAGITAAYNAPIAGALFISEIVYGAISSATLVPLVVSSVVANIVTRQILHYDAVFHMPPFEFVSGWEVVNYLGLGLIAGMVAPQFLRFLDGSKALFRRLTLPLWAKMALGGLVVGALSVFKPEVWGNGYSVVNSMLHTEWAWQAVAAILLFKIVATGASVGSGAIGGVFTPTLFVGAAVGALYGSGLHALFPAGDLSAVSSYAVVGMGALLAATTYAPLMSILMIFEMTLSYEVMLPLMLACITGFVIAQRIRPDSVYAKSLASNRIAREALRAAPLPADKIKDA, encoded by the coding sequence ATGGCACGACAACTCAGAATCAAAAAACCGGCCTGGGCGACCTGGCTGAGGGGCCATTTGCTGGCCGACAACCTGCCCGCGACCCTGTGCGCGGCCGCGCTGATGGGACTGGCCGGCGCGCTGGCGACGGTGATCTTTCGGGAATTGCTGGGCTGGATCCAGATGGTGCTGGGCGGGGTCGATTCGCCGCACGGCATGGTGTCGCTGGCGCGCGGGATGTCGCTCTGGGAACGGTTTCTGCTGCCGGCGGCCGGGGGCGCGATCGCGGGGTTGATCCTGCAGGCGGCCGCCCGGCGCCTGCCGCCGCGAGGGGCCGCCGACTACATGGAAGCGATTGCCATCGGCCGCGGCGTGATCGGTTTTCGCCAGACCGTGGCGCGCAGCATTTCTTCTTTGTTTTCAATTGGTTCGGGCGCATCGATCGGCCGTGAGGGGCCGATGGTGCAGTTGGCGGCGATGTTCTCGTCGCTGTCGGGCCGCTACCTGGTCCTGCCGCCTCGGCATTTGCGGCTGCTGGTGGCCTGCGGCGCCACCGCGGGGATCACGGCCGCCTACAACGCGCCGATCGCCGGCGCGCTGTTCATTTCCGAGATCGTCTACGGCGCCATTTCGTCGGCGACCCTGGTGCCGCTGGTGGTGTCATCGGTGGTCGCCAACATCGTGACGCGTCAGATCCTGCACTACGACGCGGTCTTTCATATGCCGCCATTCGAGTTCGTGTCGGGCTGGGAAGTGGTCAATTACCTGGGGCTGGGCCTGATCGCCGGGATGGTGGCGCCGCAATTCCTGCGGTTTCTCGATGGGTCGAAGGCGCTGTTTCGCCGCCTGACCCTGCCGCTGTGGGCCAAGATGGCGCTGGGCGGACTGGTGGTCGGTGCCCTGTCGGTGTTCAAGCCCGAGGTCTGGGGCAACGGCTACAGCGTGGTCAACAGCATGTTGCATACCGAATGGGCCTGGCAGGCGGTGGCGGCGATCCTGCTGTTCAAGATCGTGGCCACCGGCGCCAGCGTTGGCTCCGGCGCGATCGGCGGCGTGTTCACGCCGACCCTGTTCGTGGGCGCGGCGGTCGGGGCCCTGTATGGCTCCGGCCTGCATGCGTTGTTTCCCGCTGGCGACCTGTCGGCGGTGTCGAGTTATGCGGTGGTCGGCATGGGGGCGCTGCTGGCGGCCACGACCTATGCGCCGCTGATGTCGATCTTGATGATCTTCGAGATGACGTTGAGCTATGAGGTGATGTTGCCGCTGATGCTGGCGTGCATCACCGGCTTCGTGATCGCGCAACGCATCCGGCCGGATTCGGTGTATGCGAAATCGCTGGCGAGCAATCGAATTGCGCGGGAAGCGTTGAGGGCCGCGCCGTTGCCGGCCGACAAGATAAAGGATGCCTGA
- a CDS encoding response regulator, with translation MRILLIEDEAELARWLSRSLARHAGFVVDWADDGLVAERRLAVEEFDAVILDLGLPGMDGHTLLAKIRARDDRTPVLVLTARDSLAEKIGTLHEGADDFLPKPFVVEELEARLIALVRRSRGRDHPRLTLGNLVFETSAQKFTVSGQALQLSPREHAVLRVLIQKSGEPINKQQILDRIVTDDADINLEAIEVLVHRLRKKLAETGVQITTMRGMGYCLENAVDN, from the coding sequence ATGCGCATCCTTCTCATAGAAGACGAAGCCGAACTTGCTCGCTGGCTCTCAAGAAGCCTGGCCCGGCATGCGGGCTTCGTGGTCGACTGGGCTGACGACGGCCTGGTCGCCGAAAGAAGACTGGCGGTCGAAGAATTCGATGCGGTCATCCTCGACCTGGGACTGCCGGGCATGGATGGCCATACCTTGCTGGCGAAGATTCGCGCGCGAGACGACCGTACGCCGGTGCTGGTCCTGACCGCGCGCGATTCACTGGCCGAAAAAATCGGGACACTTCACGAAGGCGCGGACGATTTCCTGCCGAAACCGTTTGTTGTGGAAGAGTTGGAAGCGCGTTTGATCGCACTGGTACGCCGCAGCCGTGGCCGCGACCATCCGCGACTCACCCTGGGAAACCTGGTTTTCGAGACTTCCGCGCAAAAATTCACGGTCTCCGGACAGGCTTTGCAGTTATCCCCACGTGAACACGCGGTCCTGCGGGTGTTGATCCAGAAAAGCGGCGAACCGATCAACAAGCAGCAGATCCTGGATCGGATCGTGACCGACGATGCCGACATCAACCTCGAGGCCATCGAGGTGCTGGTGCACCGGTTGCGCAAAAAATTGGCGGAAACCGGCGTGCAGATCACCACCATGCGCGGCATGGGCTACTGCCTGGAGAACGCTGTTGACAACTAG
- a CDS encoding sensor histidine kinase, with protein MVGALWLSNHQLRNQVDIAYDRSLAGALRAIDHNISTASGGLAMEQPYLMLEFFELTANGSVFYRVATEDGLAEIGHPGLPMPTQPLESGEAQFFYATYLGTPVRVAALARTMDPPLYANKGGRVIVQVAEGLQSRQAFLHQVLVRSVERDLAVILISVLVIVLGVFMALRPLQRLKQEVERRSADDLSPVSASEMPGEVLPLVAAVNLHMARYAAQARVQSQFLDDASHQLRTPLSVLRTQTAYALRETCPQEVRTALLAMQEGLDRAVRTTNQMLALARAKDASLPEAGFAPEPVDLAELAHGVIRGLLPTARARQLDIGLDAETGPVVVNGADWLLREAVSNLVDNAIRYTAPGGMVTVQVRNQPGQAWLTVEDDGPGMSAEDIARAGVRFRRGAAGKNKPGAGLGLAIVGTIAELLGARLVLENRIPGPGLRASLVFSLKTATNVASHPENGDF; from the coding sequence ATGGTCGGCGCGCTCTGGCTGTCCAACCACCAGCTGCGAAACCAGGTCGATATCGCCTATGACCGGTCGCTCGCTGGCGCGCTGCGCGCGATCGACCACAACATATCCACAGCCAGCGGTGGATTAGCCATGGAACAGCCCTACCTGATGCTGGAATTTTTCGAGCTGACGGCCAATGGCAGCGTGTTCTACCGCGTGGCCACCGAGGACGGGCTGGCCGAAATCGGCCATCCCGGGCTGCCCATGCCGACCCAGCCGCTGGAATCCGGCGAGGCCCAGTTTTTCTACGCGACCTACCTGGGCACCCCGGTACGGGTCGCCGCGCTGGCGCGGACGATGGATCCGCCGCTCTATGCGAACAAAGGGGGACGGGTTATCGTGCAGGTCGCCGAGGGGCTGCAGAGCCGCCAGGCGTTCCTGCACCAGGTGCTGGTGCGCTCGGTCGAGCGCGACCTGGCCGTGATCCTGATCAGCGTCCTGGTGATCGTCCTGGGGGTTTTCATGGCCCTGCGTCCCCTGCAGCGCCTGAAGCAGGAAGTGGAAAGGCGCTCTGCGGACGATTTAAGCCCCGTCAGCGCGTCGGAGATGCCAGGGGAGGTCCTACCCCTGGTCGCGGCCGTAAACCTCCACATGGCCCGCTACGCGGCTCAGGCGAGGGTCCAGAGCCAGTTCCTGGACGACGCCTCGCATCAGTTGCGTACGCCGCTGTCGGTCTTGCGGACCCAGACCGCGTATGCCTTGCGCGAAACATGCCCCCAGGAGGTCCGTACAGCCCTTCTGGCGATGCAGGAGGGGTTGGACAGGGCCGTACGCACCACCAACCAGATGCTGGCCCTGGCGCGCGCCAAGGACGCTTCCCTGCCCGAAGCCGGTTTCGCGCCCGAACCGGTCGACCTGGCCGAACTGGCCCACGGGGTGATCCGCGGCCTGTTGCCGACCGCCCGCGCCCGTCAGCTGGACATCGGCCTGGACGCCGAAACCGGTCCGGTGGTGGTCAACGGCGCCGACTGGCTGCTGCGGGAGGCGGTCAGCAACCTGGTCGACAACGCCATCCGCTACACCGCCCCCGGGGGCATGGTCACGGTGCAGGTCCGCAACCAGCCCGGCCAGGCCTGGCTGACGGTGGAGGACGACGGTCCCGGCATGTCGGCCGAGGACATCGCCCGCGCCGGCGTGCGTTTTCGCCGCGGCGCCGCCGGCAAGAACAAGCCGGGCGCCGGACTGGGGCTGGCCATCGTCGGCACCATCGCCGAGCTGCTGGGCGCTCGCCTGGTGCTGGAGAACCGGATTCCCGGGCCGGGCCTGCGCGCCTCGCTGGTGTTTTCCCTGAAAACGGCCACGAATGTTGCGTCGCACCCAGAAAACGGCGATTTTTGA
- a CDS encoding Bug family tripartite tricarboxylate transporter substrate binding protein has translation MQTSLKLRLAAVAALGAITLSLGAAHAADEPRRPECIAPAQPGGGFDLTCRLATEGLKQSGALKSAMRIVYMPGGIGAVAYNNIVAQHPNEPGTIVAFSGGSLLNLAQGKFGKYNVDDVRWLAAIGTDYGVAVVRNDSPYTDLKGLMEAFKQDPTKIVLGAGGTVGSQDWMKAALTAKAAGVDFKKMRFVAFEGGGEAVTALRGGHIQAYMGDAAEAFTMLEGGAPIRVLAVFNDQRLPGKLGTVPTAKEQGYDIVWPIIRGFYVGPKVSDADYQFWVNAFNRVTEAPEFAKLREQQGLFPFNKTGADLDAYVKQQVKQYAELAGSFGLVKK, from the coding sequence ATGCAGACCAGCCTCAAGCTGCGCCTGGCCGCCGTCGCGGCCCTCGGCGCGATCACCCTGTCCCTGGGCGCCGCCCATGCCGCCGACGAGCCGCGCCGCCCCGAGTGCATCGCCCCCGCCCAGCCCGGCGGCGGTTTCGACCTGACCTGCCGCCTGGCCACCGAAGGCCTCAAGCAGAGCGGGGCGCTCAAGAGCGCCATGCGCATCGTCTACATGCCGGGCGGCATCGGCGCCGTGGCCTACAACAACATCGTGGCCCAGCACCCCAACGAGCCCGGCACCATCGTCGCGTTCTCGGGTGGTTCGCTGCTCAACCTGGCGCAAGGCAAGTTCGGCAAGTACAACGTCGACGACGTGCGCTGGCTGGCGGCCATCGGCACCGACTACGGCGTGGCCGTGGTGCGCAACGATTCGCCGTACACCGACCTCAAGGGCCTGATGGAGGCCTTCAAGCAGGATCCGACCAAGATCGTGCTGGGCGCCGGCGGCACCGTGGGCAGCCAGGACTGGATGAAGGCCGCGCTGACCGCCAAGGCGGCCGGGGTCGATTTCAAGAAGATGCGCTTCGTGGCCTTCGAAGGCGGCGGCGAGGCCGTCACCGCGCTGCGCGGCGGCCACATCCAGGCCTACATGGGCGACGCCGCGGAAGCCTTCACCATGCTCGAGGGCGGCGCCCCCATCCGCGTGCTGGCGGTGTTCAACGACCAGCGCCTGCCGGGCAAGCTCGGCACCGTGCCGACCGCGAAAGAGCAGGGCTACGACATCGTCTGGCCCATCATCCGCGGCTTCTACGTGGGCCCGAAGGTGTCGGACGCCGACTACCAGTTCTGGGTCAACGCCTTCAACCGCGTCACCGAGGCGCCCGAGTTCGCCAAGCTGCGCGAACAGCAGGGCCTGTTCCCCTTCAACAAGACGGGCGCCGACCTGGACGCCTACGTGAAGCAACAGGTCAAGCAGTACGCTGAACTGGCCGGCTCCTTCGGCCTGGTCAAGAAGTAG
- a CDS encoding tripartite tricarboxylate transporter TctB family protein, with product MNDRILGIAALLLAAFMTWAGWGIEAPFAYEPVGPRAFPMLLALIIGLCGLRLAYKGGNTVEPNPAGANGRIALMVAFAAAYAFLFQWLGFIIATSLMTVFVGRLFGGGWAKCALGGVVMSVFFFVLFDKVLDVVLPGGLLENLI from the coding sequence ATGAACGATCGAATCCTGGGCATCGCGGCGTTGCTGCTGGCGGCCTTCATGACCTGGGCGGGGTGGGGCATCGAGGCCCCGTTCGCCTACGAACCGGTGGGGCCGCGCGCCTTCCCGATGCTGCTGGCGCTGATCATCGGCCTGTGCGGATTGCGGCTGGCCTACAAGGGCGGCAACACGGTCGAACCCAACCCCGCCGGCGCCAACGGCCGCATCGCGCTGATGGTGGCGTTTGCCGCCGCCTACGCGTTCCTGTTCCAGTGGCTCGGCTTCATCATCGCGACCTCGCTGATGACGGTGTTCGTCGGCCGCCTGTTCGGCGGCGGCTGGGCCAAGTGCGCGCTCGGCGGCGTGGTCATGAGCGTCTTCTTCTTCGTGTTGTTCGACAAGGTGCTGGACGTGGTCCTGCCCGGTGGTCTGCTGGAGAACCTGATATGA
- a CDS encoding tripartite tricarboxylate transporter permease: protein MSGILDHLSIGFGVALSWNNILVAAIGSFFGTMVGVLPGLGPINGVAMLIPIAFAMNLPPETALILLAAVYVGAEYGGRITSILLNVPGEASAIMTTLDGYPLARQGLANVALSLSAWSAFFGAIVSVVGIILLAPLLAKWALAFGPAEYFVLMIFAFCCLTSLLGKQPIKGVLAAMIGLSISVIGVDANSGVYRYTFDSVHLADGIDFVVVVIALFAVSEMLEMLEKVMAGHSVEVKPSGRKLFNLKELAFTWWSVVRSALVGFGVGVLPGAGASVAAAVAYSQEKRIIEAKDPDAKFGKGDMRGLVAPEAAATSSAIGSFVPMLTLGVPGSGTTAVMMGALTLYNITPGPVLFDTKPELVWGLIASLFVANVLLFVMNVPMVRLFSKVLSVPGWLMVPGILCISYIGVYAINAGTFDLLLVTGIGAIGYFLRKFGVPMAPLVLGVVLGNMMEQNLRRALSMTDGNVSVLFASPVAITLWTAAIAVVVVPQILRRVRRARKVAAEPV from the coding sequence ATGAGCGGAATCCTCGATCATCTGTCGATCGGCTTTGGCGTCGCGCTGTCGTGGAACAACATCCTGGTGGCCGCGATCGGCTCGTTCTTCGGCACCATGGTGGGCGTGCTGCCGGGCCTGGGGCCCATCAACGGCGTGGCGATGCTGATCCCGATCGCCTTCGCCATGAACCTGCCGCCCGAGACCGCGCTGATCCTGCTGGCGGCGGTGTACGTGGGCGCGGAATACGGCGGCCGCATCACCTCGATCCTGCTGAACGTGCCGGGCGAGGCCAGCGCCATCATGACCACGCTGGACGGCTATCCGCTGGCGCGCCAGGGCCTGGCCAACGTCGCGTTGTCGCTGTCGGCGTGGTCCGCCTTCTTCGGCGCGATCGTGTCGGTGGTGGGCATCATCCTGCTGGCGCCGCTGCTGGCCAAATGGGCCTTGGCATTCGGTCCGGCCGAGTACTTCGTGCTGATGATCTTCGCCTTCTGCTGCCTCACCAGCCTACTCGGCAAGCAACCCATCAAGGGTGTGCTGGCGGCCATGATCGGCTTGTCGATCTCGGTCATCGGCGTGGATGCGAACTCGGGCGTATACCGCTATACCTTCGACTCCGTGCACCTGGCCGATGGCATCGATTTCGTGGTCGTGGTGATCGCGCTGTTCGCGGTCAGCGAGATGCTGGAGATGCTTGAAAAAGTGATGGCGGGCCACAGCGTCGAGGTCAAGCCCAGCGGCCGCAAGCTGTTCAACCTGAAGGAATTGGCCTTCACCTGGTGGAGCGTGGTGCGCAGCGCGCTGGTCGGCTTCGGCGTCGGCGTATTGCCGGGCGCTGGCGCCAGCGTGGCCGCGGCCGTGGCCTACTCGCAGGAAAAACGCATCATCGAAGCCAAGGATCCGGACGCCAAGTTCGGCAAGGGCGACATGCGCGGCCTGGTCGCGCCGGAAGCCGCCGCCACGTCGTCGGCGATCGGTTCGTTCGTGCCGATGCTGACGCTGGGCGTGCCGGGCTCGGGCACCACCGCGGTGATGATGGGGGCGCTGACGCTCTACAACATCACGCCGGGCCCGGTGCTGTTCGACACCAAGCCGGAACTGGTGTGGGGCCTGATCGCGTCGCTGTTCGTGGCCAACGTGCTGTTGTTCGTCATGAACGTGCCGATGGTGCGGCTGTTCTCGAAGGTGCTGTCGGTGCCGGGCTGGCTGATGGTGCCGGGCATCCTGTGCATCAGCTACATCGGCGTGTATGCCATCAACGCCGGCACGTTCGATCTGCTGCTGGTGACGGGCATTGGCGCGATCGGCTACTTCCTGCGCAAGTTCGGCGTGCCGATGGCGCCGCTGGTGCTGGGCGTGGTGCTGGGCAACATGATGGAACAGAACCTGCGCCGCGCTTTGTCGATGACCGACGGCAACGTGTCGGTGCTGTTCGCCAGCCCCGTCGCCATCACGTTGTGGACCGCCGCGATCGCCGTGGTGGTGGTGCCGCAGATCCTGCGCCGCGTGCGCCGGGCCAGGAAGGTTGCCGCCGAACCGGTGTGA